GAACCGGCCATCGGCGAGCTGCTGCGCTTCGGGCCGCACCTGGAGGTCCTCGAACCGGCGGACCTGCGGGCGGAGCTGGCCGAAGCGATCGAGGAGATGGGCGCGATCTATGGGTGAGCTGAGCGGGATCGCCATCGGCGTCACGGCCGAACGCCGGGCCGGCGAGTTCATCGCGGCCCTCGAACGCTCCGGCGCCGAGGTCCGGCACGCGCCGACGATCACCATCGTGCCGCTGGACAGCGACCCCGAGCTGCGGGCGGGCACCGAAGCCGTGCTCGCCGCCCCGGTGGCGTTCACGGTGGTCACGACGGGCGCGGGGTTCCGCGGCTGGCTCGACGCGGCGGCGGGCTGGGGCCTGCGCGACCGGCTCGTGGCGGCGCTGGGCGAGTCCCGGATCCACGCCCGCGGCCCCAAGGCCGTCGGCGCGATCCGCGGCGCCGGGTTGCGCGAGTCCTTTTCGGCCGAGTCGGAATCGAACGCCGAGCTCTTCGGTGCCTTGGCGGCCGCGGACATCGGCGGCGCGCGGGTCGCCGTCCAGCTGCACGGGACGCCGCTGCCGGAGCACACCGCGCCGCTGGTCACGGCCGGGGCGACGGTGCTGCAGGTGCAGCCCTACCGGTGGCTCTCCCCGCCGGACGTGCGGCCGGTGCACGACCTGGTCGACGCGGCCATCGCCGGTGAGCTGGGCGCGCTGGCGTTCACGAGCGCCCCGGCGGCGGCGAACTTCCTGGCGCTGGCCCGGTCCTACGGACGTCTCGACGAGTTGCTGGCCGCGCTGCGCGGGCCGCTGGTGTGCGCGTGCGTGGGGCCGGTGACGGCGGCGCCGCTGGAGGAGGCGGGCGTCAAGACCCTGCAGCCGGAGCGGCAGCGGCTGGGTGCTTTGGTGAAACTGCTGGTCACGGCCCTCGGGAGCCGGCCGGCGGAATAGATTCGCGCCGGGCCCGGAAGAGGGAGTGTGCGAACAGTTCCCGATACCTCCTCTTCGGCCCGGTCGCCCGGGTCGGACCCCCCGGCCGACCCCCCGACCGACCCCCCGACCGACGCGGCGCTGCTCGCCGGGACGCGAACGGACTTCGGCACGGTCTTCGACCGGCACGCCGGGGAGATCTACCGGTACTGCGCCCGGCGCGTCGGCACGGAGACCGTGGACGACGCGGTGTCCGACACCTTCGCCATCGCCTACGAGCGCCGGGGCCGGTTCGACCCGGCCCAGCCCAGCGCGTTGCCATGGCTGTACGGCATCGCCACCAACGTGCTGCGCCGGTACCGGGCCACGGAAGCCCGGTACCGCAAGCTGATCCGGCACCACGGCGAGACGGCCGCGGAAGGGGCGGCCGAGCGCGCCGTCGCCCGCGCGGACGCGGACACCGCGGTCCGGGCACTGGCCGGCGAGCTGGACAAGATCTCCCGCCGCCAGCGTGACGTGCTCTACCTGTACGCCGCCGGCCTGACCTACGCCGACATCGCGACCGCGCTGGACATCCCCATCGGCACGGTCATGTCCCGGCTCAACCGGGCGAGGACGCGGCTACGGGCCGCCCTCCTCGAGCTGGGCATCACGACCTTGGAAGGACCGGCATGACCGAGCACGACGTCGTCGACACGGCGCTGCGGCACTACCACGACGCCGGACCCCGGCCGGATCCCGCCGATCTGGCCAGGATCCGCGGGACGGTGCTGGCCAGGACGGCCACCGCGGGGCGACCCGCCCGCCTGCGCGGGGTGTCCGTGGCCGTCGCGGCCTCGGTGGTGGTGGCCGCCGCGGCGGCCACCACGATCACCCTGTGGCCGGAGCACACGACCACGACCGCTTCCCCGTCGCCGTCCGCTGCCAAGACCCTGGCTCGTCCCGACGCCGGTGCCGAGGCGATCACCGCGGCCGGCAGCGTCCCCGCGACCGTGGACCTGGTCGTCCGGCGGGTCGCCAACGCCTCGCCACTCGACCTCAGCCACGGCGGTTACCTCTACACCGCGGATCGCGCCGTGTCCGTGCAGTCCGCGACCGGCCTGGACGGCCTCGCCTACTACGTCACCGAAGACGTGACCGAGCGGTGGAGCGTGGTGGGCGAGGGCACGGCGCCGAAGCTGATGAGGACGACCCGCGGTCTCAACGCGCACCCGCTCACGCCGGCGGACGGGGAGAAGCTGGCCCGGTACGGCACGGCCTACACCAAGGTCACGACGTCCACCTACGAACCGTCGAGCCACCCCAAGCTGGCGGAGGTGCCGTCCCCGCCCGGCCTGGCCAACCCCACGCCCACCTACCTGGCGTCGCTGCCCACCGACCCCGGCCGGTTGCTGGCGATCCTGCGGGCCTCGGTGGGTCAGGACGGCCCGAACGGTGACCGGCAGGTCTTCAAGGCGGGCACCGCGCTGGCCACCTCGGCCGACGCCCTGCTCCCGCCCGGCCTGCGTGCCGCTCTGTACCAGGCGCTCGCCCAGGTGCCCGGGGTGGCGCGGATCCCCGGCCAGGTCGACCTGGCCGGCCGCCCGGGCGTCGCGATCGCCCACACCTACGACGGAAAGCGCACGGAGATCGTCATCGATCCGGCGACCTCCCGCACCCTCGGGTACCGCATGGTGACGACGGCCGCGCTCGACGGAATGGCGCCGGGCACCGTCGTCTACTCCGCCACCAAGAACCAGAAGCTCGTCGAACACCTGGGGGACCTGTGATCACGGAAATCCTGCTGTCCGCGGCCTTGGCCGCGGCGCCGTCGGTGCCGAGCTGGGAGGTCGTCCCGCTCACGCCGGAGCCGGGCAACCTGGTGGCGACGACGGCGCTGTCCGCGCACGACGTCTGGACCGCCGGGTTCACCCTCGACCAGGAGATCGTCGACGGCAAGCCCCAGGTCACCTTCCGGCCGCAGGTGTGGCACTGGAACGGGAAGGCGTCGTCGCGGGTGCCGGTCCCGCCGCTGCCCGACGGCCGGACCGGCCGCCTGAACGCGATCGCCGCCTCGGCCCCCGGCCGGATCTGGGCCGTGGGCGACTCGTGGCTGCGCGGCCGGACGATTTCGCTGATCGAACGCTGGGACGGGAAGACGTGGTCGCCCGTGCCCGCCGACGACGATCCCGGCCTCGACCAGCACCAGCTGTACGGCGTGGCGGCCATCGGCGAGTCCGACGCGTGGGCGGTCGGCTCCACGGCCGACGCCGAGCACACCAGGCCGATGGTCCAGCACTGGGACGGCGTCCGCTGGACGCGGGTGCCCCTCCCGGCCGGCCTGGCCGACGGCGACCTGTCCGCGGTCGCGGCGAGCGGCCCGGCCGACGTGTGGGCGGCCGGCGCGGTCGCGGACGGCGACGGCGTGGCGCCCCTCGTCCTGCACTGGGACGGAGTCGCCTGGCGCCGGATCGCCCTGCCCTCCACCGCCGGTCTGGGGTTGGCGAGGGTGGGGGCCATCACGGTGTCGGACGGGCAGGTCTGGGCGGTGGGCGAGTCGACCACCGGCGGTGCCC
This window of the Amycolatopsis balhimycina FH 1894 genome carries:
- a CDS encoding RNA polymerase sigma factor; protein product: MRTVPDTSSSARSPGSDPPADPPTDPPTDAALLAGTRTDFGTVFDRHAGEIYRYCARRVGTETVDDAVSDTFAIAYERRGRFDPAQPSALPWLYGIATNVLRRYRATEARYRKLIRHHGETAAEGAAERAVARADADTAVRALAGELDKISRRQRDVLYLYAAGLTYADIATALDIPIGTVMSRLNRARTRLRAALLELGITTLEGPA
- a CDS encoding CU044_5270 family protein, with product MTEHDVVDTALRHYHDAGPRPDPADLARIRGTVLARTATAGRPARLRGVSVAVAASVVVAAAAATTITLWPEHTTTTASPSPSAAKTLARPDAGAEAITAAGSVPATVDLVVRRVANASPLDLSHGGYLYTADRAVSVQSATGLDGLAYYVTEDVTERWSVVGEGTAPKLMRTTRGLNAHPLTPADGEKLARYGTAYTKVTTSTYEPSSHPKLAEVPSPPGLANPTPTYLASLPTDPGRLLAILRASVGQDGPNGDRQVFKAGTALATSADALLPPGLRAALYQALAQVPGVARIPGQVDLAGRPGVAIAHTYDGKRTEIVIDPATSRTLGYRMVTTAALDGMAPGTVVYSATKNQKLVEHLGDL
- a CDS encoding uroporphyrinogen-III synthase; its protein translation is MGELSGIAIGVTAERRAGEFIAALERSGAEVRHAPTITIVPLDSDPELRAGTEAVLAAPVAFTVVTTGAGFRGWLDAAAGWGLRDRLVAALGESRIHARGPKAVGAIRGAGLRESFSAESESNAELFGALAAADIGGARVAVQLHGTPLPEHTAPLVTAGATVLQVQPYRWLSPPDVRPVHDLVDAAIAGELGALAFTSAPAAANFLALARSYGRLDELLAALRGPLVCACVGPVTAAPLEEAGVKTLQPERQRLGALVKLLVTALGSRPAE